The Cellulomonas sp. S1-8 genomic sequence CTCACGCCGAAGCTGAGCGTGCGGCGCGCGGAGGTCCTCAAGGACTTCGCGGCCGACGTCGAGGCCCTGTACGCCGACGACGAGCACTGACACGCCTGACGGGCGCCCGCGCGCACGTCGACCGTCCCCACCGCGCCCCCGCCCACCGGCCGGGGGCGCGGTGCGTGCGTTCAGCGCCGACGGAGGCGCTCGACGAGCGTCGCCGACGGCACGGCCCACGCCCCCGCGCCCTCGACGTCGCGCACGACCTCCTGGTCCGACGTCGCCACGACGAGCACCCGGCCGGTCGGCTCGGCGGCCACGAGCTGACGCAGCAGGTCGTCGGCCGTGTCCCCCGCCGTGAACAGCACCCGCACGCCGCGCACCGGCGGCACCGCGCGGTGGCCCGGCTGCCCGTCGAAGCAGCACGTGACCTCGGCCCCCGTCTGGGCGACGAGCGCGGCCATGCCGTCCACGAGCAGCCGGCGCTGGTCGGCCAGGGTGGTGTGCGGCCACCCGGTCTTCGACACGTTGTAGCCGTCGACGAGCAGGTGCGCCCGCGGCAGCCGCAGCAGGTCGTCGAGCAGCGCCGGGTCGTCGACCGACCGGCCGCGCGACGTCGGACGGTCGTGCGTCGCCGCGGCCGCAGGCGCCACCAGGTCGGCCGGCAGGTCGCGCACCGGGGGCAGCGCGAGCTCGGCACGCAGGCCGCTCGCCGCGTCGACCACGGTGTCGAGGAGCAGCCGCACGCGGGACTCCGCCAGCCGGTGGCCGGTGCGCACCTCGTCGCGCGCCGACGTCCGCTCGGCCGCGGCCGAGCGCCGGTCCGTGGCCGCCCGCGCGCGCTCGTCGGCGGCGGCCGCGAGGTCGGCGGCGGCGCGCTGCGCGTCCTGCGCGGCGGTCGCGGCCAGCGCACGGGCCTCGCTGCGGGCGCGGTCGGCGTCGGAGCGCAGCCGCCGCAGCTCGCGCTGCAGCCCGGCCAGCTCGTCGCGGGCCGCGCGCTCCCCGGCGCGCGCCACCCCGAGGGCGGTGCGCAGCCGCTCGACCTCGCGCTCGACGGCGTCGACGCGGCGCGCCGCATCGCCGTCGGTGTCCGGCACGGTCTCGGGGACGAGGTGCTGCCACGGCAGGTCCCGCAGCCACGCGCCGACGGCGTCGTCGAGGGTCGCCACGCCGGCGGGTGCCGCGTCCGACGCGTGCGGCTCCCCGGGCTCCGTGACGGCCGGGTCGCCGTCGGGCGCACCCTCGCCCGCGTCGTCGACGGGCTCGTCGACGGGCTCGTCGTCGACGCCGTCGGCCGGCTCACGGGTCTGCAGCCAGACGCGCGTCACGCGCGCGCGGAACGCCTCGTCGCCGCACAGCGCCACCCACAGCGGCACGGCCCCGGCGACCGCCCGCCGGCGCGGCGCGAACCGGCGGACCGCGAGCAGCGCGGTCGGCGTCTGCGCCGGCTCGGTGTCGGCGAGCACGTCCGCCGCGAGCCGCACGAGCGCGCCGCGCAGCGCATCGGGCACGCCGGCGGCGTCGTCCGCTCCCCGACCGCCCGCTGGACCTGCCATGTCGTCAGCCTAGGTCGCGCGCGCGGCGCGGCCGCGCGGGCGTGTCGGTCCTGCCCGGTACCGTCCGGGGCATGTCCAGCCCCCGCCGTCTGCGCCCCGCCGTCGGGGTGACGCCGGGGCCGGGCGCCACGCCCGTGCAGCTGGGGCTCGACGAGCTCGGGACACCCCTGCGGGACGTGACGTTCGTGGTCGTCGACCTCGAGACGACCGGCGGGCGGGCCGCCGAGGACGCGATCACCGAGATCGGCGCCGTGAAGGTCCGCGGGGGCGAGGTCCTGGGTGAGTTCCAGACGCTCGTCGACCCCGGGGGGCCGGTGCCGCCGTTCATCCAGGTCCTCACCGGGATCACCACGACCATGCTCGTCGGCGCGC encodes the following:
- a CDS encoding NYN domain-containing protein; translated protein: MAGPAGGRGADDAAGVPDALRGALVRLAADVLADTEPAQTPTALLAVRRFAPRRRAVAGAVPLWVALCGDEAFRARVTRVWLQTREPADGVDDEPVDEPVDDAGEGAPDGDPAVTEPGEPHASDAAPAGVATLDDAVGAWLRDLPWQHLVPETVPDTDGDAARRVDAVEREVERLRTALGVARAGERAARDELAGLQRELRRLRSDADRARSEARALAATAAQDAQRAAADLAAAADERARAATDRRSAAAERTSARDEVRTGHRLAESRVRLLLDTVVDAASGLRAELALPPVRDLPADLVAPAAAATHDRPTSRGRSVDDPALLDDLLRLPRAHLLVDGYNVSKTGWPHTTLADQRRLLVDGMAALVAQTGAEVTCCFDGQPGHRAVPPVRGVRVLFTAGDTADDLLRQLVAAEPTGRVLVVATSDQEVVRDVEGAGAWAVPSATLVERLRRR